Proteins from one Physeter macrocephalus isolate SW-GA unplaced genomic scaffold, ASM283717v5 random_6, whole genome shotgun sequence genomic window:
- the MYL6 gene encoding myosin light polypeptide 6 isoform X2: MCDFTEDQTAEFKEAFQLFDRTGDGKILYSQCGDVMRALGQNPTNAEVLKVLGNPKSDEMNVKVLDFEHFLPMLQTVAKNKDQGTYEDYVEGLRVFDKEGNGTVMGAEIRHVLVTLGEKMTEEEVEMLVAGHEDSNGCINYEAFVRHILSG; this comes from the exons AGTTCAAGGAGGCCTTCCAGCTGTTTGACCGAACAGGGGATGGCAAGATCCTGTACAGCCAGTGTGGGGACGTGATGAGGGCCCTGGGCCAGAACCCCACCAACGCCGAGGTGCTCAAGGTCCTGGGGAACCCCAAGAGTGATG AGATGAATGTGAAGGTGCTGGACTTTGAGCACTTCCTGCCCATGCTGCAGACTGTGGCCAAGAACAAGGACCAGGGCACCTATGAGGACTACGTTGAAGGCCTTCGGGTGTTTGACAAGGAAGGGAACGGCACTGTCATGGGTGCTGAGATCCGGCATGTTCTCGTCACACTGG GTGAGAAGATGACAGAGGAAGAAGTAGAGATGCTGGTGGCAGGGCATGAGGACAGCAATGGTTGTATCAACTATGAAG cgTTTGTGAGGCATATCCTGTCGGGGTGA
- the MYL6 gene encoding myosin light polypeptide 6 isoform X1: MCDFTEDQTAEFKEAFQLFDRTGDGKILYSQCGDVMRALGQNPTNAEVLKVLGNPKSDEMNVKVLDFEHFLPMLQTVAKNKDQGTYEDYVEGLRVFDKEGNGTVMGAEIRHVLVTLGEKMTEEEVEMLVAGHEDSNGCINYEELVRMVLNG, from the exons AGTTCAAGGAGGCCTTCCAGCTGTTTGACCGAACAGGGGATGGCAAGATCCTGTACAGCCAGTGTGGGGACGTGATGAGGGCCCTGGGCCAGAACCCCACCAACGCCGAGGTGCTCAAGGTCCTGGGGAACCCCAAGAGTGATG AGATGAATGTGAAGGTGCTGGACTTTGAGCACTTCCTGCCCATGCTGCAGACTGTGGCCAAGAACAAGGACCAGGGCACCTATGAGGACTACGTTGAAGGCCTTCGGGTGTTTGACAAGGAAGGGAACGGCACTGTCATGGGTGCTGAGATCCGGCATGTTCTCGTCACACTGG GTGAGAAGATGACAGAGGAAGAAGTAGAGATGCTGGTGGCAGGGCATGAGGACAGCAATGGTTGTATCAACTATGAAG AGCTCGTCCGCATGGTGCTGAATGGCTGA